One genomic segment of Polyodon spathula isolate WHYD16114869_AA chromosome 17, ASM1765450v1, whole genome shotgun sequence includes these proteins:
- the LOC121329583 gene encoding snRNA-activating protein complex subunit 1-like has translation MNVSYTDTLKSDCEDLLSRFQMTESVRYEEFSTVWREMKFSTIFHGKMGDVEKRNFSREALSTASHYFFPPYSFQIRVGALYLLYGLYNTQLCQPKETIRLALKDWEEVEAFKQDVINAQHFDAAYILRQMFLTKAFHFTAMPHLLFYRVKVKMTRQEICEEFRDRTAKVNTLITTDALEEITNIHEHYQKMKCAISSDKTQPDKALSLIKQGLVSDLRNFALDFHEWQENRKRMLKRALKKEAQGKEEEEEEEDGGGGGGEGSSRVNESSVRAQMLEKIKSKSYGHVTEALKSRRHRQVELESSGSGSDQGKVEKGGGKRRRLAEKGKKALEKYEVKQEVAMETDPQRLSMPMIAEEDDSDTKEVIPPPKRRRKR, from the exons ATGAACGTGAGCTACACGGACACGCTGAAGTCTGACTGCGAAGATTTGCTGAGCAGGTTTCAGATGACTGAGTCTGTGCGATATGAAGAATTCTCGACTGTCTGGCGGGAGATGAAGTTCTCCACTATATTCCA TGGTAAAATGGGAGATGTTGAGAAGAGGAATTTCAGCAGAGAAGCGCTGTCTACTGCCTCACATTACTTTTTCCCTCCATACAGTTTTCAGATAAGAGTGGGTGCACTATACCTCCTTTATGGGCTCTATAATACACAGCTCTGTCAGCCCAAGGAAACG ATCAGACTAGCATTAAAAGACTGGGAGGAAGTTGAGGCATTCAAACAGGATGTCATTAATGCACAGCACTTTGATGCAGCTTATATTCTAAGGCAGATGTTTTTGACCAAAGCGTTTCACTTCACAGCCATGCCCCACTTG CTTTTCTATAGGGTAAAAGTGAAAATGACCCGCCAGGAGATCTGTGAAGAGTTTAGAGACAGAACTGCTAAAGTGAATACTCTTATTACCACAGATGCattggag GAAATAACAAACATACACGAACACTATCAAAAAATGAAGTGTGCCATCTCCTCGGATAAGACCCAACCCGACAAAGCCCTGAGCCTCATTAAACAAGGTCTTGTGTCAGACCTCAGAAACTTTGCCTTGGACTTTCATGAGTGGCAGGAAAACCGTAAG AGGATGTTAAAACGTGCCTTGAAGAAAGAAGCACaaggaaaggaggaggaggaggaggaggaggatggtggtggtggtggtggtgaaggaaGCTCTCGGGTGAATGAG TCGTCTGTACGTGCGCAGatgctggaaaaaataaaatccaaatccTACGGCCATGTTACTGAG GCCCTGAAATCAAGAAGACATAGACAGGTAGAACTGGAGTCCTCAGGATCGGGGTCTGATCAGGGCAAAGTGGAGAAAGGTGGTGGCAAAAGAAGACGACTGGCAGAAAAGGGAAAGAAAGCTTTGGAGAAAT ATGAGGTGAAGCAAgaggttgccatggagacagacCCTCAGAGGCTCAGTATGCCCATGATTGCAGAAGAAGATGACAGTGATACCAAAGAAG TTATACCACCTCCAAAAAGGAGAAGAAAACGCTGA